ACGGTCACCCGCAGCGGCTGCATCGCCCGGCCGGTCGGGCTGCCTGCCTGGCGGTAGGTCCAGCCGTCCGCCTCCACGGGCTCCGCCCGCGCGGCGCGGATGACGGGATCGCGCTCGGGCGGCTCCTCGCCGAGCAGCTCGGAGACCGTCGTACCGTAGACACGCGCCAGACCGAGCAGCATCGGCAGCGAGGGCTGGCGCCGGGCGGTCTCCAGCCGGGAGAGGTGGGCCGGGGAGAGCCCGGCCCGTCCGGCGGCGGCCTCCAGGGTGAGGCCCCGGCCGCGTCGCAGCTCGCGCAGCCGGGGCGCGACGTCCGGCAGAGTCTCTGTCGTGGCGTCGGTCTCGTCGGCCGCCTGTTCACGAGCGGTGGCGGGGTCGGTCATGCCCCCATTGAGCCAGGAATTCTCCTCTGAGGCAAACTTCTTACCTCAGAGGTAAACAGCCGGAACAGGACCAACGGGACCCAACGGGACAAGGGCGTCACCGGTTGGCGATCGCCTGCTTCACCAGCGTCCTGCCGAAGTCCCACATCAGCCCGCCGCCCCCGTGCGCGTCGTCCATCACGGCCGTGAAGGCCGTCACGAAGCGGTCGACCTCCCGCTCCCCGATGGTCAGCGGCGGGATCAGCTTGATCACTTCCAGATGGTCCCCTGAGACCTGGGTGAGAATGCGGTGCTTCCGCAGGAGCGGCACCACGACCATCTGCGCGAAGAGCCCCTTCCGTGCCGCCTGGAGCATCGTCCAGCGGCTGCGCAGCCCGATCGACGTCGGCCGGCCGAACTCGATACCGATCATCAGCCCCCGGCCGCGCACCTCGCTCAGCAGCTCGTACCGGTCGACCAGCGCGGCCAGCCGCGAGCGCAGCAGATCGCCGGTCGTCCTGGCGTTGGCGACGATCCGCTCGTCCTCGATCACCGACAGAACGGCCAGGCCCGCCGCCATCGCCTGCGCGTTGGATCCGAAGCTGGCCGAGTGGACCAGCACCCTGTCCATCGAGGAGTAGACCTTCTGGAAGATCCAGTCCTTGCCGAGGGTCGCGCCGACCGGCACGTATCCGCCGGAGAGCGCCTTCGCGACACACACCAGGTCCGGCTCGACGCCTTCCTCGTGCTGGTACGCGTAGAAGTCGCCGGTCCTGCCGAGCCCCGTCTGCACCTCGTCCGCGATGAGCAGCGCCTTGTGCCGGCGCAACAGCTCCTGCGCGGCCCGCAGGAAGCCGGGCGGCGTCGACCGCACGCCCTTGCCCTGGATCGGTTCGACGACGAAGCCCGCGACGTCGCCGCGCTTCAACTCCCGCTCCAGCGCGTCGAGATCACCGATCTCGATCGCCGTGTCGGGGAGCAGCGGCGCGAACCCGGCGCGGAAACCGTCCTCGCCGTTGACCGAGAGCGAGCCGAGGGTCAGCCCGTGGAAGGCGTGGGAGCAGTAGAGGATCCTCGGCTTCCCGGTGGCGTACCTGGCGAACTTCAGCGCCGTCTCGACAGCTTCCGTACCGCTGTTGCCGAAGAAGACCCGGTCCAGGTGGGGGCTGTGCTTGAGCAGTTTCTCGGCGAGCAGGCCCGGCAGCGGCTGGCAGTCGAAGCGGGTGAGGTCGGCGAGCGAGGCGTCGAGGACGTCGTGGAGGGCCTTGCGTACGACGGGGTGGTGCCGGCCGAGCCCCATCACCCCGAAGCCGGCGAGCATGTCGAGGTAGTCGTTGCCATCGGCGTCCCAGAAGTAGGCGCCCTCGGCGCGCTCGTAGACCTTGTCGAAGCCGATGGTCCGCAACATGCGCGGGAGTTGGTGGTTCAGATGGGCGGTGTGCAACTCGTAGCGTTCGCCGCCGCGTTCGGCCAGCAGCTTCGCGAGATCGAAGGCCTTGCCCGGCTTCTCCGCCGGCCCTGTCGACTCGGTCATCGGGTGTTCTCCTCGCGCTTCTCCCGGCGCGCCAGTGCGGCGCTGATCTGTCCCGCGATCTCGACGGGTGTGAGTCCGATGTCGGCGAGCACCTCACCGCGCTTGGCGTGGGCGAGGAACTGTTCAGGGATGCCGAAGGTACGCAGCGGTACGTCCACGTCGGCGTCGCGCAGAGCCTGTCCCACGGCCCAGCCGACGCCGCCGCTGCGGCAGTTGTCCTCCACGACGGCCACGATCCGGTGCCGCGCGGCCAGCGGGGCCAGCTCCGCGTCGACGGGCTTGACCCACCGGGGGTCGACCACGGTGCAGCCGATGCCGCGCGCGGCCAGCAGCTCCGCCGTACCGAGGCAGACCCCGGCGAGCGCCCCTACGGACACCAGCAGCACATCGGTCTCACCGGCCTGCGGCACGTGCAGGACATCGAGCCTGCCCGTACGGCCGACGGCGGGGATCGACTCGCCCACCGCCTCTTTGGGAAAGCGCACGACGGTCGGCGCGTCGTCCACGGCCACGGCCTCCCGCAGCAGCGACCTCAGCTGGTCCGCGTCGCGGGGGGCCGCGATCCGCAGCCCCGGCACGCACTGGAGCAGCGACATGTCCCACATGCCGTTGTGGGAGGGCCCGTCCGTGCCGGTGACACCGGCCCGGTCGAGTACGAACGTGGCTCCGCACCCGTGCAGCGCGACGTCCATGAGCAGTTGGTCGAAGGCGCGGTTGAGGAAGGTGGCGTAGACGGCGACGACGGGGTGCAGTCCGCCGGTGGCGAGCCCGGCGGCGGAGACCGCCGCGTGCTGCTCGGCGATACCGACGTCCCAGACGCGGTCGGGGAAGCGCGCGGCGAATCCCGTCAGCCCGACCGGATGCAGCATCGCGGCCGTGACGGCGACGACGTCGGGGCGCTCCTCGCCGATGGCGGTGATCTCGTCGCCGAAGACCGACGTCCAGGAGGGCTTGCCGGCGGGCGCCAGCGGCTCGCAGGTCAGCGGGTCCATCACACCGACGGTGTGGAAGTGGTCGGCCTCGTCGTCCACGGCGGGCTGGTAGCCGCGGCCCTTCTCGGTCAGGCAGTGCACCAGTACGGGGCCGGTGAAGCGGCTCGCGCGGCGCAGCGCCGACTCGACGGCTCCGACGTCGTGTCCGTCGATGGGTCCCACGTACTTGAGCCCGAGGTCCTCGAACATGCCCTGCGGAGCGACAGCGTCCTTGAAGCCCTTCTTCGCGCCGTGCAGCGACCCGTACAGCGGCCGGCCCACCACGGGGGTCCCCCGCAGGACTTCCTTGCCCCACGCGAGCACCTGCTCGTAGCCGTCGGTGGTACGCAGGATGGCGAGGTGCCTGGCGAGGCCGCCGATGGTGGGGCCGTACGAGCGCTCGTTGTCGTTCACCACGATGATCAGGGGGCGGTCCTTCGCCGCCGCGATGTTGTTGAGCGCCTCCCAGGCCATGCCGCCGGTGAGCGCGCCGTCCCCGACGACCGCCACGACATGGTCACGGCCGCCGAGCACCTGGCGGGCCTTGGCGAGCCCGTCGGCCCAGCCGAGCACGGTGGAGGCGTGGGAGTTCTCGATGACGTCGTGGTCGGATTCCTCGCGGGAGGGGTAGCCGGAGAGACCGCCCTTGGTCCGCAGCTTGGAGAAGTCCTGCCGGCCGGTGAGCAGTTTGTGCACATAGCTCTGGTGTCCGGTGTCCCACAGGATGCGGTCGGCGGGTGAGTCGAAGACGCGGTGCAGGGCGACGGTCAGCTCCACCACTCCGAGGTTGGGCCCCAGATGGCCACCGGTCCTGGCCACCGCCTGGATCAGGAACTCCCTGATGTCCGCGGCCAGTTCGTCGAGTTCGGCCCGGTCGAGCGCCTTCAGGTCGCGCGGCCCCCGGATGTTCTCCAGTATCGACATGCTCGGCCCCCTCTGGATCCTCTCGCGGATCCGTCAGCTCTCTGTGACTGCCGGTCACGGCGCCGGAAGGACAGCGGCGGAGTGCGCCGCTGTCCTTCCGGTGGCCATGACGTCACGGGCCACCGGTCTCAGCTGCTCCCGGCGACCGTCTCCCGCACGGCTCGCAGCGACTCCTTGAGGGAGCCCATGGTGGCGAGCACGGCAGTCGGCTCGTAGCCGCAGTGCGCCATGCAGTTGGCGCAGCGCGGGTCCTTGCCCCGGCCGTACTTGTCCCAGTCGGTCTCCTCGATCAGTTCCCGGTACGTCGGGACGTATCCGTCGCTCATCAGATAGCAGGGGCGCTGCCAGCCGAAGAGCGAGTAGTTGGGGATCGCCCAGGCCGTGCAGGGGAAGTCGGCCTTGCCCTCCAGGAAGTCCAGGAAGAGCGGTGAGTGGTTCAGGCGCCAGCGCCCCCTGTTGCCGCCGGAGAACGCCTTTTTGAACAGCTCCCGCGTCTGCTCCACGCCCAGGAAGTGCTCCTGGTCGGGTGCCTTCTCGTAGGCATAGGCGGGCGAGATCATCATCTCGTCGACCTTCAGGTCGTCGTTGAGGTAGTTGAGGACCTCGATGATGGTCTGCGGGGTGTCGGTGTTGAAGAAGGTGGAGTTGGTGGTGACCCGGAAGCCGCGCTTCTTGGCTTCCTTCATCGCCTCCACGGCCTCGTCGAAGACCCCTTCCTTGGCGACGGACTCGTCGTGCCGCTCGCGCAGGCCGTCGATGTGCACGGCGAACGCGAAGTACGGCGACGGGGTGAACTTCTCCAGTTTCTTGCGCATCAGCATCGCGTTGGTGCAGAGGAAGACGTACTTCTTCTTCGCGACGAGCTGCCGGACGATCTCGTCGATCTGCGGGTGCATCAGCGGCTCGCCGCCGGCGATGGAGACCATCGGCGCCCCGGATTCGAGCACCGCGCCCACCGCTTGCGCCACGGGCATACGCTGCTTCAGGACCCCGGCCGGGTGCTGGATCTTGCCACAGCCCTCACATGCGAGATTGCAGGCGAAGAGGGGTTCCAGCTCGACGATGAGAGGAAACTTCTCACGCCTGCGTAGCTTCTGTTCGACGAGGTACGTCCCGACCCTGATGGTCTGACGGAGCGGCATGGCCATCTAGCTCACCTCCTGGGGAGCAGCAAAGAACGGTGCCATTCAAGAAAAGCCGGAATGACGGCACGAAGGACACGGAAAGCTGATATTCCACCGCTAACCGTGCCAATTCGGACTAGCTCATGCTCTGGAGCGTCCACGACCACCCGTACGGCCGCAACCGGGCGGGGCCCGGTGCTCAGAGCGGTGCGGAGTGTCGCGGCGGACTCCATGTCCACGGCGACGGCTCCCGTGGCACGCAGCCCGGCCCTCTCGGGGCCGCGCACCACATGGTCGGATCCGGCCAGCGGGCCGGTGTGGACCGTGCGTCCGGGCAGCGCCAGGGACAGCGCCTCCACGAGCAGACCTGTTCCCGTACAGCGCGTCAGGTCGTGGGAGTCCCGGGTCTCGTCGGCGACGATCAGGTCCCCCGGGTTCATCCCGGGGACCAGGCCGGCACAGAAGCCGGACGCGATGACGGCCGCGTCCCTGTTCCGGTCGGTTCCGAGCGCGCGCGCCGTCGCACGCTCGGCGTTCTTGGGGCCCATGCCCGTGCGGATGACGGTGACGGGTCCGCTCTCGCGTGTCCGGCCGCCCCGGCCGGCCAGACCGCTGCGCAGGGCCATCCGCTCGATGCCGAGGGCACAGGCGATCAGCAGCGGTGTGGCGGCGGGGGCGGCCCCGCCGCCGGTCGGTGGGGTTTCGTCGGCCTGGCCGGCTCTGTCGGGCGGCGAGTGCATCAGGCCCCCTTGCGGCTGTCCGCCCGGCTGTCGGTCCGTCGCTCCCCGACGTTCCTCGTCCGGCCCTCCGCCAGCAGCTCCGCGCGGGCGGGCCCGCGGTCCGCGAACGGTTCCCCGTTGACGTACCTGCCGAGGGCCGTGAGCGGGAACACCTGCCGGTAGAGGTGGTAGTTGATGGAGAAGTCCCACGGGAACCCGGTGCCGGTGAAGTACGGCTCGTCCCAGGAGCCGTCCTCCCGCTGGGCCGCCGCGAGCCACGCCACGGCGCGCTCGACGGCGGGCGTCTCACGCCGCCCCGCGGCCAGGAGCGCCAGCAGCGCCCACGCGGTCTGCGAGGCGGTCGACGCCCCGTGCCCGATCCACTTCTCCTCGCGGTAGGAGCGCAGGTCCTCGCCCCAGCCGCCGTCGTCGTTCTGTACGGATTCCACCCAGCCGACCGCGCGGCGGATCGCCGGGTGGCCGACGGGCAGCCCGGCGGCGACGAGGGCCGGTACGACGGACCCCGTCCCGTACACGTAGTTGACGCCCCAGCGGCCGAACCAGGAGCCGTCCGCCTCCTGTTCGGTGAGCAGCCACTCGATGCCGCGCCGGGTGTCGGGGTGCCGGGCCTTGCCCTCGTACGCCAGCATCTCCACGACGTGCGCGGTGACATCGGCCGACGGCGGGTCGATGACCTCGCCGAAGTCGCAGAACGGCAGCCGGTTGGGGAACGGGCTGACGTTGTCGGCGTCGAACGCGCCCCACGCGCCGTTCTTCGACTGCATGCCGAGCGTCCAGCGCGCGCCGCGCTCGACGGCCGTGTCCATGCGCGCGGTGTCCGGGTGGGAGACC
The nucleotide sequence above comes from Streptomyces sp. NBC_01716. Encoded proteins:
- the hpnH gene encoding adenosyl-hopene transferase HpnH, whose product is MAMPLRQTIRVGTYLVEQKLRRREKFPLIVELEPLFACNLACEGCGKIQHPAGVLKQRMPVAQAVGAVLESGAPMVSIAGGEPLMHPQIDEIVRQLVAKKKYVFLCTNAMLMRKKLEKFTPSPYFAFAVHIDGLRERHDESVAKEGVFDEAVEAMKEAKKRGFRVTTNSTFFNTDTPQTIIEVLNYLNDDLKVDEMMISPAYAYEKAPDQEHFLGVEQTRELFKKAFSGGNRGRWRLNHSPLFLDFLEGKADFPCTAWAIPNYSLFGWQRPCYLMSDGYVPTYRELIEETDWDKYGRGKDPRCANCMAHCGYEPTAVLATMGSLKESLRAVRETVAGSS
- a CDS encoding helix-turn-helix domain-containing protein; the protein is MTDPATAREQAADETDATTETLPDVAPRLRELRRGRGLTLEAAAGRAGLSPAHLSRLETARRQPSLPMLLGLARVYGTTVSELLGEEPPERDPVIRAARAEPVEADGWTYRQAGSPTGRAMQPLRVTVPYGAQGDLVRVHPGEEWLHVLRGRLRLSLGDTVHVLDPGDSAHFDSMTPHRLAAAGPAGAELLFVHTLLTSPVGELCLPGGAHPR
- a CDS encoding phosphorylase family protein, which produces MHSPPDRAGQADETPPTGGGAAPAATPLLIACALGIERMALRSGLAGRGGRTRESGPVTVIRTGMGPKNAERATARALGTDRNRDAAVIASGFCAGLVPGMNPGDLIVADETRDSHDLTRCTGTGLLVEALSLALPGRTVHTGPLAGSDHVVRGPERAGLRATGAVAVDMESAATLRTALSTGPRPVAAVRVVVDAPEHELVRIGTVSGGISAFRVLRAVIPAFLEWHRSLLLPRR
- the dxs gene encoding 1-deoxy-D-xylulose-5-phosphate synthase; translation: MSILENIRGPRDLKALDRAELDELAADIREFLIQAVARTGGHLGPNLGVVELTVALHRVFDSPADRILWDTGHQSYVHKLLTGRQDFSKLRTKGGLSGYPSREESDHDVIENSHASTVLGWADGLAKARQVLGGRDHVVAVVGDGALTGGMAWEALNNIAAAKDRPLIIVVNDNERSYGPTIGGLARHLAILRTTDGYEQVLAWGKEVLRGTPVVGRPLYGSLHGAKKGFKDAVAPQGMFEDLGLKYVGPIDGHDVGAVESALRRASRFTGPVLVHCLTEKGRGYQPAVDDEADHFHTVGVMDPLTCEPLAPAGKPSWTSVFGDEITAIGEERPDVVAVTAAMLHPVGLTGFAARFPDRVWDVGIAEQHAAVSAAGLATGGLHPVVAVYATFLNRAFDQLLMDVALHGCGATFVLDRAGVTGTDGPSHNGMWDMSLLQCVPGLRIAAPRDADQLRSLLREAVAVDDAPTVVRFPKEAVGESIPAVGRTGRLDVLHVPQAGETDVLLVSVGALAGVCLGTAELLAARGIGCTVVDPRWVKPVDAELAPLAARHRIVAVVEDNCRSGGVGWAVGQALRDADVDVPLRTFGIPEQFLAHAKRGEVLADIGLTPVEIAGQISAALARREKREENTR
- a CDS encoding aspartate aminotransferase family protein gives rise to the protein MTESTGPAEKPGKAFDLAKLLAERGGERYELHTAHLNHQLPRMLRTIGFDKVYERAEGAYFWDADGNDYLDMLAGFGVMGLGRHHPVVRKALHDVLDASLADLTRFDCQPLPGLLAEKLLKHSPHLDRVFFGNSGTEAVETALKFARYATGKPRILYCSHAFHGLTLGSLSVNGEDGFRAGFAPLLPDTAIEIGDLDALERELKRGDVAGFVVEPIQGKGVRSTPPGFLRAAQELLRRHKALLIADEVQTGLGRTGDFYAYQHEEGVEPDLVCVAKALSGGYVPVGATLGKDWIFQKVYSSMDRVLVHSASFGSNAQAMAAGLAVLSVIEDERIVANARTTGDLLRSRLAALVDRYELLSEVRGRGLMIGIEFGRPTSIGLRSRWTMLQAARKGLFAQMVVVPLLRKHRILTQVSGDHLEVIKLIPPLTIGEREVDRFVTAFTAVMDDAHGGGGLMWDFGRTLVKQAIANR